CAGCATCGCTGCCTGCCAGCCCCACCAGTGGGCGGCAAAGGCGCTAATCAGCGGGATAACTGCCCCACCAATGTTGATCGACATATTCCAGCAGCCCCACCAGAATCCGCGTTCGTTGCGCGAGTACCAGTGGGTCAGTAGTCGGGCGCAGGGCGGCCAGCCCCAACCCTGGAAAAAACCGTTCAGCGTCCAGACCACCAGCAGCAGCGTCAGCGATTCACCAAAGGCGAACAGCACATTCAAAACACCGGTGGCGAAAAGGCCAATGCCCATAAACGCGCGTTGTCCGTGGCTGTCGTGCCACAGGCCGGCGGTAAATTTCGACAGACCATAGGTCAGGTAAAACAGCGACCCCAACAGACCGATATCGCCTTTATCCAGACCGAGGTCCGTTTGTAGCGCCGGGAGGACGTAGTTAACGCTTTTGCGCGTCAGATAAAACGCTGCGTAACCAATGACCATACACATCAGCAGCCGAGGGCGTAGCGCCCGGTATTGTTGGTCTGTTTCGCTGGCTGGGCGTGCGTGCATGGCTGTCTCCGTTTGTGCTGACTATAGGAAAGTGAAAGCAAAAGAGGATGAGAGAAAGTCCAGAGTGGCTAAGACTTTTTCCTGGTTAGCGGCTGATTTGTTGCAAATTTGTGGGCAGGTTAACAATTACCCGCGTGCCACCGTTTGATTCGAGCGTCAGTTCGCCGCCAAGAGCGCTGACCCGCTCACGCATTCCCTGGATACCGAAACCGGGAATTTTTTCCGGCAGAATACCCACGCCGTTGTCAGCGACGTCCAGAAACAAGCGCTGTTCCTGCTGGCGCAGCGTAATCGACACATCGCTGGCATCGGCATGTTTACAGACGTTATTGAGTAACTCCTGCAACAGGCGATACAGCGTGAAGCGCACCGTTTCGTTTTCTGGCGTATTCTCTAGCTGATAATCAAAGCGGCAGCGAATACCCCGTTCAGCAAAAGCAAATTCATTCACCAGATGATGTAGTGCATCTTTAAAAGACAGTTCATCGAGCGCGGGTGGGCGCAGCTGGCGCAGTAGCTGGCGGGTGGAGTGGTGAATGCGCCGGGCCAGGTCGTTGATCTGATTTGCCGCCTCAAGCGTTTGCTCGCGACCCGGTGCGCGTTTGACCAGTTGTGATTGAATTTGAATGGCGGTGATGTTCTGACCAATCTCGTCGTGCAGTTCCCGCGCCAGGCTTTTGCGCGTGTTTTCTTCGGTGCGGATCAGCTGTTCGGTCAGCGCGCGACGCGCCGCCAGTTCAGTTTCCAGACGCTGGCGATAATGGTGCAGGTTTTGCGCCAGATGCTGCTGGCGGCTGATGGCGATCCCCAGCCCTATGCCGAGCAGCGCCTGGGTGGCGAGGAAAATCTCCAGCTCCAGTAAATTACTGAACCCGACGCCGATTTGCCGGGCGATGGTGATCATCATACTGCCGAGCAATCCGGACAACACGCCGCCCTGCCAGCCAAATTTCCACGCCATCACCACGTTCGGTAAGAACACCACGATCAGCAACAGGCGCTCGATCTCCGGCGACAACACCATCTGGGTGCCGATGCCAATAATAAAAAACAGGCTGCACCAGATGATAAGCGAGGTGCGCAGCGGGGGATTGGTGGTATCCAATCCGAGCAAATGATAGCGGTGCTGCTGGCGCAGAAATTCATAGATCAGATAGACAAACGGCGTCAGCAGCACGCCGCCGGTAAATGACGCCA
This window of the Citrobacter freundii ATCC 8090 = MTCC 1658 = NBRC 12681 genome carries:
- a CDS encoding MASE1 domain-containing protein translates to MSRSLRHWVISLFILLAWGSGWLMLWTLGFYLTHNGQQAALFLPHGVYLALLILLSRRYWPALVLPPVLMLFWLHSEQLLNGYILLAAPLISLIPASIGQSYWHRFPLYWQRLTLLLAAVTLTSLLNTALLSPFIQSPATLIGLASFTGGVLLTPFVYLIYEFLRQQHRYHLLGLDTTNPPLRTSLIIWCSLFFIIGIGTQMVLSPEIERLLLIVVFLPNVVMAWKFGWQGGVLSGLLGSMMITIARQIGVGFSNLLELEIFLATQALLGIGLGIAISRQQHLAQNLHHYRQRLETELAARRALTEQLIRTEENTRKSLARELHDEIGQNITAIQIQSQLVKRAPGREQTLEAANQINDLARRIHHSTRQLLRQLRPPALDELSFKDALHHLVNEFAFAERGIRCRFDYQLENTPENETVRFTLYRLLQELLNNVCKHADASDVSITLRQQEQRLFLDVADNGVGILPEKIPGFGIQGMRERVSALGGELTLESNGGTRVIVNLPTNLQQISR